The region tgagaacggtgaggaatcagcccagaactacacgggaggatcttgtcaatgatctcaaggcagctgggaccatagtcaccaagaaaacaattggtaacacactatgccgtgaaggactgaaatcctgcagcgcccgcaaggtccccctgctcaagaaagcacatatacatgcccgtctgaagtttgccaaagaacatctgaatgattcagaggacaactgggtgaaagtgttgtggtcagatgagaccaaactggagctctttggcatcaactcaactcgctgtgtttggaggagtaggaatgctgcctatgaccccaagaatatcatccccactgtcaaacatggaggttgaaacattatgctttgggggtgtttttctgctaaggggacaggacaacttcaccgcatcaaagggacgatggacggggccatgtaccgtcaaatcttgggtgagaacctccttccctcagccagggcattgaaaatgggtcgtggatgggtattccagtatgacaatgacccaaaacacacggccaaggcaacaaaggagtggctcaagaagaagcacattaaggtcctggagtggcctagccagtctccagaccttaatcccatagaaaatctgtggagggagctgaaggttcgagttgccaaacgtcagcctcgaaaccttaatgacttggagaagatctgcaaagaggagtgggacaaaatccctcctgagatgtgtgcaaacctggtggccaactacaagaaacgtctgacctctgtgattgccaacaagggttttgccaccaagtactaagtcatgttttgtagaggggtgaaatacttatttccctcattaaaatgcaaatcattttataacatttttgacatgtttctgtctctcactgttcaaataaacctaccattaaaattatagactgatcatttctttgtcagtgggcaaatgtacaaaatcagcaggcgatcaaatactttttccccctcactgtaggtaCCTTTCCTCACAAGAAACAAATTTGCCTCAGGATTTTCCACCATTTAGTATTTTGCGAAATACACTTAAAACGCTACGCTTTTGACACTGAATGACCGATCTACTCAAAACTTGATATGTGGCGTCTATGTACGAAGATCTCTCAACGCAATATTTTCCAGACTTGTACCTAAAACAAGAAGGCCGCTATTAACCAATAAACATTCACGTGGGTGTGGTCTGGCATATAAATCAGTCAAGGGTATTCGTATTGTAACACAATTTGGTACACATGTTGTCAAGACTCAACATATGCAAGAATATTCATATCAACCACCTGGTGGCACTATAAAGGGCACATGATTATATCTCTTAATCTGTTTGACTCGGAGTGCTAAAATTTGGCACACATGCTCAGGGAGATGAGTGTTGCTAACCCACGCTATATCTGACACCACTGCCCCGATTTTTACAAAACGTGAATGATGAGTCTTGCCGTAGATATCCGCCATTTAGAAAATAACATTAATTTGCCCAAGGGAGGGTAGGGCGCTGCGTCATTTGTGGGGGCCactgtttactgttgccttgtttctTCATGGAACTTGTCCTTGTCGATAATGCTGACCGAATATATGCTACTTTGGCAGAAGTTTTCTTGTTTGTTGACAGAATTAAGTCATTGTACCTTACTGACGTCTAACCAAACCTCACTCCTCTAGTTCTGTTTTGCTTTAGCACCCGGTTACCTGTTGGGAGCGGCACAAACCTCTGGTTCATTTGGTGCATGTCCTCTATGCATAATGAAGCACATTTCTTAAACTAAAAGCTCTTATATGGGACAAGAAATCAAAACAAAAAAACCTTACTCTGATAACAGCATACTTCATGGAACAGCCCTGGGATAATGCTAacacctcctccccccctctccagaGTCAGCCTGGAGCCCCCAACATGATGAAGCCGGGCCCCAACATGCTCCAGTCTCTGCCTCCCCCCAACACTTTCAGTGTACAGGCCCAGGGCCCCCCTCCCCTGCTCCAGGCCCAGCTCTCTGCTGCCTCCCTGGCCCCGCTCCTCCAGAACCCCCCTCCGCCCCTGCTGTCACAGCCACCACCCAAAGGTAGGGGGCTCTATGATGGTGATTAGTGTTTCTCCGAGGAGTTTGCTTTGAGTTGCTACCTTGCTACTTCTGCAGAAAATAAAGAAATTAGGATTTTTAATGTGTGTTTGCCCCTCCCTCTAGATGTGTTCTCAGGAGGCCTGCTCCAGCCCCCAAGGAGGATGATGCCTCAGCCAGTCAGGCGTCTGGACCCCTCCCCCCGCTTCCCCAACCGCAACGACCGCCCTGAACTCATCCTCAGGACCAAGGATGAACGCAGTCGTGAAAGAGACCGTGAGCGCAGGAGGTCCAGAGAGCGCTCTCCCACACGTAAACGCTCCAGGGATCGTTCTCCGAGACGTGACCGCTCCCCCCGCCGCCCTCGCAGGGTAGTGCCTCGCTATACTGTCCAGTTCTCCAAGTTCAGCCTGGACGGGTGGGTCAGCCATTCATTATGATGATTGATCACTTTCAGCTTTTGATTTGATACTATCTCTCAGTCAGGGGTCAGTTTACTTCAGAACTTTGTGTCTAGTGAACTGTATATATTCATGGGGTATTGGAACCCTCTCTGGGCCTTTCTTACAGTTTTCATACAGCTTTCATTCTGTCCCTGTTTCTGATAGTTATAAAGAAAGTGCATATGAGGTCAATTGAGTTTGTGTAAAATGTTTGGTAATTGAACAAAAAAACTATGTGTGTTGTAGCTGCATGGAAGCGGATCCCAGGTGCTCTTCGTCCATTCTAGAACCATTTGCAGTGACTGTACATTAGGGAGAAAGGTACTATTTTCTCTCCCTGTTCTGACAGAACAttttctctcccctccagttctaacTGTGACATGATGGAGCTGAGGAGACGCTACCAGAGCCTGTACATCCCCAGTGACTTCTTTAATGCTGTGTTCACCTGGGTGGATGGCTTCCCCCTGCAACGACCCTTCCAGTTTGGCAACTACTGTAACTTCCACATCATGCACAAGGAGGTGGACTCTCTGGTCAAGAACACTGCTGTCCTAGACCCACCCGATGCCAACCACACATACAGCGCTAAGGTGGGGTATACACACAGACGGGCTGCATGCAAGTgtacacacaccagggtttccgttaacttcttggggctatgtgggacgctagcgtgccacccgtggtgcaccctatcaacagcaggtgcatttcaagagcggcaaatttgaaaccaaataaatgtcaaaattcaaatttttcaaacatacaactatcttacaccctttgaaagataaacatctccttaatctaaccacgttgtccgatttcaaaaagggtttacggtgaaagcataaagttagattatgttaggagagtacattgacaatagctgtgtgtaatgttttgtcaattcaaagacaggcgtcaccaaaaccataaaaccagctaaaatgatgcactaacctttaacaatctccatcagatgacactcctaggacattatgttagacaataaatgcatttttagttctatcaagttcatatttatatccaaaaacagcggtttactatggcgttgatgttcaggaaatcgtttccctccaataaccggcagtcaagtcagcaccacaaattaaataattaaattagaaaacattggtaaaatattatattgtcatttaaagaattatagatttacatctcttgaacgcaatcaacttgccagatttaaaaataaccttactgggaaatcacactttgcaataatctgagcactgcgcccagaaaaatacgctttgctatacagacaaacggccatgttggagagatctaaaatcgaaaatactatgtaaataatccattacctttgattctcttcatcagatgtcacttccaggaatcccaggtccataacgaatgtagttttgttcaaaaaagctcatcatttatgtccaaaaagctctgtgttgttagcacatgctctaagccagccggacttctcgtcatgaacgaggggaaaaaatatatttacgttcgttcaaacgttgtatagcataaatcattagtgccttttttaaccagaacatgaataatattcaaggtggacgaatgcattctcttttataacgtattggaacgagggtacccaacatgaactcgcgcgccagagtctaatcggccatcaccgttccaaggctcttgttcggtcagatctcacagtaaaagactcaaaacactttgtaaaggctggtgacatctagtggaagcaataggaagtgccaaaacattaatcaacccctgtgtgtttcaatggcataggcttaaaggtaattcaacacatcaggtatccacttcctgtcagaaaatgtctcagggttttgcctgccaaatgagttctgttatactcacagacaccattcaaacagttttagaaactttagggtgttttctatccatatataataagtatatgcatattctagttactgggtaggattagtaaccaggttaaatcgggtatgtttttttatccagccgtgaaaatactgccccctagccccaacaggttaagaagacATTTGACCGGCACAATTTAACGGACACACATgcatcactagcctatgtcaatctactatagtAGAAATGTTTAGTCTACCTATTCTATTTGTCAGCTTGTCGAGGaagaaatagcctattccaaacagactctgggacagttatgggatgatagatcccaaattcatcCAACCATGATGCCTAGGCTACATTAAAAAAGTAAACATTAAAAAGCAATgagtctgatgcaacagatcacaaCATTTAGCTCAAACTATTATTTCTACACATAAGCGTGAATGTTCGTTCAATaatgcaattagcgggaaaacGTCAATGTCAAAAGGGCACTGCACATGCGAGCGGTTTCATGTGACGAATTTCAAAATATACCAGTTggaaacaaatgaacaacagcttctatctcaaggccatcagactattaaacagccatcattaacattgagtggctgctgccaacatagactcaaatctctagccactttaataattaaaaattggatgtaataaatgtatcactactcactttaaacaatggcactttatataatgtttacataccctacattactcatctcatatgtacagttgaagtcggaagtttacatacaccttagccaaatacattacaattcctgacatttaatcccagtaaaaattccctgttaggtcagttaggatcaccactttattttaagaatgtgaaatgttagaataatagtagagaatgatttatttcagcttttatttctttcatcacattcccagtgggtcagaagtttacatacactcgattaatatttggtagcattgcctttaaattatttaacttgggtcaaacatttcaggtagccttccacaagcttctcacaataagttgggtgaattttggcccgttcatcttgacacagctggtgtaactgagtcaggtttgtagccctccttgctcgctcacattttttcagttctgctcacagattttctataggattgaggtcagggctttgtgatggccactccaataccttgactttgttgtccctaagacattttgccacaactttggaagtatgcttggggtcattgtccatttggaagacccatttgcgaccaagctttaacttcctgactgatgtcttgagatgttgcttcaatataaccacataattttctttcctcatgatgccatctgttttgtgaagtgcaccaatccctcgtgcagcaaagcacccccacaacatgatgctgccacccccgtgcttcacggttgggatggtgttcttcggcttgcaagcttccccctttttcctccagacataacgatggtcattatggccaaacagttatatttttgtttcatcagacgaggACATATCTcctaaaagtacgatctttgtccccatgtgcagttgcaaaccgtagtctggcttttttatggcggttttggagcagtggcttcttccttgctgagcggcctttcgggttatgtcgatataggacttgttttaatgtggatatagatacttttgtacctgttgcctccagcatcttcacaaggtcctttgctgtggtcctgggattgatttgcacttttcgcaccagagtacattcatctctaggagacagaacgcttctccttcatgagcggtttgaccgcgtggtcccatggtggttATACTTgcttattattgtttgtacagatgaacgtgatacatTCAGGCActaggaaattgctcccaaggatgaaccagactttttctgaggtcttggatgatttcttttgattttcccgtgatgtcaagcaaagagtcactgagtttgaaggtaggccttgaaatacaaccacaggtacacctccaattgactcaaattatgtcaattaacctatcagaagcttctaaagccatgacatcattttctggaatttaagctgtttaaaggcacagtcaacttagtgcatgttaacttctgacccactagaattgtgatacagtgaattataagtgaaacaatctgtaaacaattgttggaaaaaggacTTAGATGTCctgactgacttgccaaaactatagattgttaacaagaaatttgtggagtggttgaaaaacaagttttaatgactccagcctaagtgtatgtcaacttccgacttcaaatgtaagtatcgaatatatggatgagcagtgacagagcggctaagatgcaatagatagtaaagaatagatagtgaaggatacagtatacattatatacatatgagatgagtaatgcgagttatgtaaacattcttaaagtggcattattaaagtgactagtgttccatttgttaaagtggccaatgatatcaagtctgtaggtaggcagccacctctctgtgctggtggtggctgtttaacattctgatagccttgagattgaaaaacagcttctatctctctgtgtatgtaaacttccgacttcaactgtgtatactgtactctataccatctactgcatcttgcctatgccgcacggccctcggtcatccatatatttatatgtacatattctcattcattcCTTTTCACACGTgtgtaaggtagttgttgtgaaattgttagattacttgttagatattactgcacggtcagaactagaagcacaagaatttcgctacacttgcattaacatccgctcaccatgtgtatgtgaccaataaaatttgatttgatttgagaggagctctaataggctactttgaagcaaggtaagacatgcctcataatatgtattAAAGGTTTTctaaatgcatactgcctccagctcattgcaaagtggtgtgtgaaGCTTGCTGAAGCTTGCCTTCCGTTGCCATTTgatgccacgttcaaaacaactggctaacagaaaccccgacacacacacctcttcagcGCTATgttgtgatacacacacacacctaataccACTTACAGCAAtaaggtagtacacacacacaaacgttcaCACCTAGACTTGTCCTGTCTGTTGTCTTGTGTTGAATAGGTGATGTTGCTGGCCAACCCCAGTCTAGAGGAGCTCTACCATAAGTCCTGTGCTCTGGCTGAGGATCCCCAAGAACTTAGAGACTCTTTCCAGCACCCCGCCCGCCTCATCAAGGTCAGTTAGGTGTCAACCATTGGTTCGTACAGTACGTAGTAGTTATGAGTTAGTTGCATGGCTTAGGCTTGTTTTTTGACttctcttgtttctcttttcaATTTCTCTGTCCTtctgtttttctatttctctctcagtTCCTGGTGGGGATGCGGGGTAAGGACGAGGCTATGGCCATTGGGGGCCACTGGTCCCCCTCCCTGGATGGAGTGGACCCTGAGAAGGACCCGGCTGTGCTCATAAAGACAGCCATACGCTGTTGTAAGGCCCTCACAGGCATAGACCTGAGTCTCTGCACTCAGTGGTAAGTCCTGCTCTTCTCCTCAACCTCCCttctctcttttctgtctctgTGGTTTTTCTCTATATAACTAGACCTGTGGTAATATTATTACCATAAAAATACAAATGGTGACGGTCCGTGATGGTTATCTTACCTTCCAACGCTTAATATCGATATCTGACTCTTTGGATGGGTGCTTTTTTTGTTGGTTTGTTTTTTGGACGTTAATGACTATGATTCTGTCATTTGATTTGCCTCTTAATAATTTTTTGTTTCGCAATATGTCCCGTTGGCTACCATATGATGACGTCCTGCTTTTCTCCATCTTTGTATATCTATGTGGGCGGATGAATGAGTGATTGATTCTGTGGCTCAAAGAGCAGTCTCCCGGACCAGAAGACACCACAATAACCTTTTTGTGTTGATTTCATTCTGTTAAATATCTTACATATTTAACTTCTTGCTTTCACTGTCCTGTCCTATGATTCTGTGTCTTCTCTCAAAAACTCTCCCCTCCGCGAAGTCATAACAGAGAAATACTGAGCTTTAATTGGCTGAAGGCGAGGGTTGGGGCGGTTTTGGGGGTGTTACCGGGGGTGATGTTTTTCTGTCAAATTTACCAAAATGGCCACCGTTACCCCTAACAACCAATGGAGAGCTGTGGACTGGGTTCTGTTATGCTaattgtgtgttctgtgtgttgggGGGATATTGTAACAAGTTCAAAAGTCATTTGGGGGAATGTAGCCTAGGCTAGCCCTAGCCCTGTTTTTAAGAGATGTGTGTCCCTGACTGGAATGTTTCTTTCCAATGCGCCTTCTTCCTTTGCGACAGGTATCGTTTTGCAGAGATTCGCTATCATCGCCCTGAGGAGACTCACAAGGGGCGGACAGTGCCCGCACATGTGGAGACAGTGGTTTTGTTTCTCCCGGATGTTTGGCATTGTCTTCCTACCCGCTCAGAGTGGGAGGGGCTGTCGCGGGGACTCCGGGAGCAGCTGGCTGAGAAGCTGTCCGCCGAGAGGAAGGAGGCTGATGGAGAACAGGCACTGAACCGCTAATCCCTTTCTTCTCATTTCCCCTGCTTCTCACAGGACCAACACAGGCACAGGATATTCACTAGACACAACAACCCCagatacacacactacatatgttATACACACCTAAATACACACAATGCAGGCAGAATCCTGAACTACCAGACCCCCTTTAGGTTCAGTTCCTCTCCTACCGTCCTGCTACCTGCTCCTACCCCCACCCTCCCCGCCCTACACCCCCACCTGCCCTCACACTCGGCAGACGCACAGTGGAAGGAGACTAGGTCGTACTGCCGCAACTGGCCAATCAGCTTCCAGCTCTAGAAATGACTCATAATTGGGTACCAAACTGGATATAGCTTAAGTTTTAATTTACTTAATTTGCTTGTGTTATTATCACATTTAACCAAAAATGACCCTGCTTGGAATTGTCTACTTGCAAGTGTGGTGGATAAAATGACATTTGATTCTTTGCTTGGAACCACTGAGGATTCTACTGGAACCTGCAGAGCCAGTTGcgttgacgtgtgtgtgttctagatttTGTTTCCTTTTTATAATCATTTGTTTACTTCAATATCTGCTGAATTCGAAAGGAGAGAAAAGCCCCTCCCCTAAGTTCTGTCTCTTGTCTGTCCCTGTTTTTGATTGGATTGTATCTAGAGCTTGGTTTGTTCCAGGGCAGTTGGTTTGACATAAGGTTTTCTATGATGTTCTAGAACCTAAACTGAACCAAAAGAATGCCGAATCCAGAACTATCCCTAATCAGAATCCATGTTAGATTAGGATGGCTAGCTAGGGAACCCCAAACAGACAGTTAAGCTACACACTGAGTTTGGGGGCACCAGCTTTGAGTTGAACCTGATGAAGCTTCCACTACAGAGACCACACCCCCTTTGGAACCCACTGTTATTGATTTACCTTTTTGTGTTCCACAGAACGTGATTGATTGGCCGCTGGGGGGCGGGGGCATTGGTTTTCCGTGGGTTTGATAAAGGTTTTATTATATAGAACTAGCGGGTGGTATCCCTGTGTTAACTACCTACCCACCCTGCAGTAGCAGAGGACTACTTTATCATCCCAGAGCTACTCACTAGGACCAGAGAAACTATCAGAGACACAGGATGTGAACCTTGCTTCTTGCACGgatcaactttttttttttcttactaGTTAAAACGACAGAAGAAGTGGTGATTTAATGGTttgctgtccctctctttctttctttctgtctgtctcggttGGATGGTTCTTTCtcaaaggaggaagaggagaaggatgaAGAAGATTCGAAGGAGGTGACCACTCCGACACACTGGGCTAAGCTTGATCCGAAATCAATGAAGGTAGGGTTCTCAAGTATTTGATTGTTGAATAGCCTATACTTGAGAAATGACTGAATATTACTCAGTCAGTACAAAGTGAATTACTTTGACTTTCAAAGACACCTAGCAGATATTTTTATTCAAAGAgatttacagtacagtgagtacatAGTCTATATGTTTTTTATATGTATATGGTGATGATCACTGCAGGAAATACCATAACCTTGGCACTGCTAGCGAGTCAGAGGCAGGACCCACAACCATCTTAACAATAGACTAATCACAAGTCATGACAGTGCATTCCTGTCTATAATTAGCTTCTCCACAAGGAGTTTCCTGgtgtgcatatttttttgttatGCACTTATGTATTGTGTGGCTCATTTCTCTGTTGATGTAGTAATGTGTTGACTGACGTGTTGATTGACTTGTTGCTGCGTCGTAAAGTGATACAAAAGAAGCAGCTTCCGCAATCTGCATACTGCTCACTTGCAACGTTTGTTCAGCACAAAATAGTTTGTATCACATTGTATATCCAATCCATATGCAAGAGACATTGTAAATGAGCAAGTTCGTGACTTTTCAAAATGTGTCATAATGCTTAATGTTGAACTGaccatccacctctctcctctgtagGTGAATGACCTTCGTAAggagttagagtcccgctccctgAGCTCAAAGGGGTTAAAGTCCCAGCTGATTGCCCGTCTCACCAAGCAGTTGAAGGTGGAGGAGCAGGTGGAGGAGGCCAAGGAGCCCGAGTTACCGGAGAGCCAGGCCCCGGAGGAGGAGGCGCCTCAACTcatggaggaggacagagaggtacaggaggTTGGGGCACTTAAGACTAAGAAACTTACAGCTAGTGTATGTACTTATAGACAGAAGCACCAAAGCTGGACAGAGGTATGCTTTTAATGCACTTAGCTACAGTTAACACACTTACCAACAGCATCACTATGGATGGTTTACTAGAATGGATCCACTGATTACTTGTTTCTgattctccatcccttccctctgtctgtccattaggaggaggagaggaagaagcagGAGGAGTTGGAGCGCCAGCGCAGAGAGAAGCGGTACGTCCTGCCAGACGAGCCCACCATCATCGTTCACCCCAACTGGGCGGCCAAGAGCGGGAAGTTTGACTGCAGCGTCATGTCTCTGAGCGTGCTGCTGGACTACAGACTGGAGGACAACAAGGAACACTCCTTCGAGGTGAGACAACAtacacattcagaacatacaCACTTGAATACTAATTTAGATGCCTAGAAGTACAGATTTGCATCAAATATCGCTGTCTTCTCTCCAGGTGTCTCTGTTTGCGGAGCTGTTTAATGAGATGCTACAGAGAGACTTTGGCTACAGGATTTTTAAGGCCCTGGCCTCTGTGCCCTGCAAGGATGACAAGAAAGACAAGAAGGTGAAGGCCAAGAAAGAGGCGGGGCAGAAAGAGGCGGGGCAGAAAGAGGCGGGGCAGAAAGAGGCGGGGCAGAAAGAGGCGGGGCAGAAAGAGGCGGGGCAGAAAGAGGCGGGGGAGGTGAAGAAAGGCGAGGAGGAGAATGGAGAGCCGGCGATGAAGAAGGCAAaggaagaggaacaggagaggaaggTGGGTGGCTCATGGCTCTTGAAGGTGAATTGTATTCATATTGACAGTTTTACTAGATCATGAAGCAGTTTACATTGTAGCTTACTTAAAATACAAGCTTACGCCATGATTCAAATGCTTGGATTTTCAAACGGCCTGCTAGTTCTAACTTGTGCCTGTCATGTCTTTTCCTAACCCAGGAGGAGGGCGAGGAGGGGGGTGTGAAGGAGGGCGAGGAGGGGGGTGAGAAGGAGGGCGAGGAGGGGGGTGAGAAGGAGAAGGTGCTGAAAAAGGAGGAGTCtatagaggagaaggaggaggatgagagcaaCAACACAAATGCTGAGGAGTACGACCCTCTGGAGGCCGAAGACGACGACGATGAAGATGGTACACATGATAATCCTGTCCTCTCATTCTGCACTGACacgctcctctcctgtcctctcattCTGCACTGACACTTTCCTTTCCTGTCCTCTCATTCTGCACTGACacgctcctctcctgtcctctcattCTGCACTGACACTTTCCTTTCCTGTCCTCTCATTCTGCACTGATGCgctcctctcctgccctctctcagATAAAGACGATGAGGACTCTAACGGCAGGGACAGGAGAGACGACAGGAAGTCCAAAGAGGGGTCCTCTAAAGACAAGGAGAAGAAGCAGATGGTGACCTACAACAGGGACCTGCTCATGGCCTTTgtctactttgaccagagccactGTGGCTACCTGCTGGAGAAAGACCTGGAGGACATCATGTACACACTGGGGTTACATCTGTCCAGAgcccaggtatatacacacactggggttacatctgtccacagctcaggtatatacacacactggggttacatctgtccagagctcaggtatatacacacactggggttacatctgtccagagcccaggtatatacacacactggggttacatctgtccacagctcaggtatatacacacactggggttacatctgtccacagcccaggtatatacacacactggggttacatctgtccacagctcaggtatatacacacactggggttacatctgtccagagcccaggtatatacacacactggggttacatctgtccacagcccaggtatatacacacactggggttacatctgtccacagcccaggtatatacacacactggggttacatctgtccacagcccaggtatatacacacactggggttacatctgtccacagcccaggtatatacacacactggggttacatctgtccagagcccaggtatatacacacactggggttacatctgtccagagcccaggtatatacacacactggggttacatctgtccagagcccaggtatatacacacactggggttacatctgtccacagctcaggtatatacacacactggggttacatctgtccagagcccaggtatatacacacactggggttacatctgtccagagcccaggtatatacacacactggggttacatctgtccacagcccaggtatatacacacactggggttacatctgtccagagcccaggtatatacacacactggggttacatctgtccacagcccaggtatatacacacactggggttacatctgtccacagcccaggtatatacacacactggggttacatctgtccacagcccaggtatatacacacactggggttacatctgtccacagcccaggtatatacacacactggggttacatctgtccagagcccagg is a window of Salmo salar chromosome ssa18, Ssal_v3.1, whole genome shotgun sequence DNA encoding:
- the LOC106577249 gene encoding cell division cycle and apoptosis regulator protein 1 isoform X5; translation: MAQFGGQKNPPWAAQFAATVVSQPGHSGQSLDLNSLHSLGVQQPSLLGASPSMYSQQSALAAASLNSQSAAANYQLSQQTSALQQQAAAAAAAALQQSQMNSALQQYQQQQQQQQQQQQQQQQQQQPPPQQPPPQQLYNVPHQPPVALPTSLSLSNPQQTAQITVSYPTPRSSHQQQSQQQSQQQSQPQKQRVFTGVVNKLHDTFGFVDEDVFFQLSAVKGKTPQVGDRVLVEAVYNPNMPFKWNAQRIQTLPQLANQSLQQQPQSLPPVPPQLSSFYADPGMHQRYSDMHSVGMDSRQNSQPGAPNMMKPGPNMLQSLPPPNTFSVQAQGPPPLLQAQLSAASLAPLLQNPPPPLLSQPPPKDVFSGGLLQPPRRMMPQPVRRLDPSPRFPNRNDRPELILRTKDERSRERDRERRRSRERSPTRKRSRDRSPRRDRSPRRPRRVVPRYTVQFSKFSLDGSNCDMMELRRRYQSLYIPSDFFNAVFTWVDGFPLQRPFQFGNYCNFHIMHKEVDSLVKNTAVLDPPDANHTYSAKVMLLANPSLEELYHKSCALAEDPQELRDSFQHPARLIKFLVGMRGKDEAMAIGGHWSPSLDGVDPEKDPAVLIKTAIRCCKALTGIDLSLCTQWYRFAEIRYHRPEETHKGRTVPAHVETVVLFLPDVWHCLPTRSEWEGLSRGLREQLAEKLSAERKEADGEQEEEEKDEEDSKEVTTPTHWAKLDPKSMKVNDLRKELESRSLSSKGLKSQLIARLTKQLKVEEQVEEAKEPELPESQAPEEEAPQLMEEDREVQEEEERKKQEELERQRREKRYVLPDEPTIIVHPNWAAKSGKFDCSVMSLSVLLDYRLEDNKEHSFEVSLFAELFNEMLQRDFGYRIFKALASVPCKDDKKDKKVKAKKEAGQKEAGQKEAGQKEAGQKEAGQKEAGQKEAGEVKKGEEENGEPAMKKAKEEEQERKEEGEEGGVKEGEEGGEKEGEEGGEKEKVLKKEESIEEKEEDESNNTNAEEYDPLEAEDDDDEDDKDDEDSNGRDRRDDRKSKEGSSKDKEKKQMVTYNRDLLMAFVYFDQSHCGYLLEKDLEDIMYTLGLHLSRAQVKKLLNKPVVRESCYYRKLTDAAKDEAAPSFSEGLLDNLLGNRALLPMFVSRGQTALAEASESGGGSSLIVYNGAMVDVGSMMQKLDKSEKAREEIEQKLMVQDSKMVEDTKQILQLVSANRVLSKDLEEVKGTLGQTENNLRTTEEQNTVYHNQLSKTLNNLGNAMNELQGVLKKEVPTAATPDQISQTTNGSDELMKELDSE